One Algoriphagus sp. Y33 genomic window, CAGAAGTCCATTCTTCCAGCCATTTCTTGTTCTTTGGATCAAATTCCAGTTCTACCTGAGCATACACTTCCTGAAGTTCTTTGACCAATCGATCCTTATCCTCCACCTTCGTATTTGCTATTGCTTCTACAGACTTTGTTATGCTATAGAGCTGCTGGGCAATTTCCCGTTGCTCCTCCACCCATACATCGTAGTTTCTATTGGTTTCAGATATTTCAGATAGATAGCGTGTTCTGGCAGGTGGAATAATATAAATTTTCTCTGAGCTACCTGAAGTCAACCCGACATCGCTATGCAGATCAGGATGGTTCTCAGCAATCTTTGAGATCAATGTCCTATACAGCTGATTCATGCCGGGATCATTGAACTGAGAGGCAATAGTACCAAAAACAGGAATATCCTCATCTTTGATTTCCCAAAGATTGTGGTTACGCTTATACTGTTTTTTCACATCCCGAATCGCATCCAAAGCACCTCTTTTGTCAAACTTATTAAGCGCTATCACATCTGCAAAATCCAGCATATCGATCTTCTCCAATTGTGAAGCAGCTCCATATTCAGGCGTCATCACATAGAGTGAAAGATCAGAATGCTCAACGATTTCTGTATCGGATTGGCCGATACCGGATGTCTCCAAAATCACCATATCAAAGCCGGCGGCTTTCACCGTATCCACGGCATCCTGTACATAGCGGGACAGTGCAAGATTAGACTGTCGGGTAGCCAGTGAACGCATATACACACGTGGATGATGAATCGCATTCATACGTATTCTATCTCCCAGCAGTGCTCCACCTGTTTTTCGCTTTGAGGGATCAACTGATATGATGGCCAATGTCTTATCCTCAAAATCCATTAGGAATCTTCTAACCAACTCATCCACTAGGGAAGACTTCCCCGCCCCACCGGTACCGGTGATCCCCAGAACAGGTGTTTTACAATCCTTGCTTTGCTCTCTTACTTTCTCTAAAAGAGCCGAAGAGTTATCCGGGAAATTCTCAAATGCGGAAATAGCTCGTGCGATATGCTCTTTATTAACCACTCCAAGAGAGAATCCTTCCGGCAATTCATCCCCAACCGCAAAATCACACTGACTGACCAAGTCATTGATCATTCCCTGCAATCCCATAGCACGTCCGTCATCCGGTGCATAGATTCTCGTGATCCCGTAGTCATGAAGTTCTTTAATTTCCTCAGGAAGTATAGTCCCTCCCCCTCCGCCAAAAATTTTTACATGTGCTGCTCCTTTCTCCCGAAGCAAATCATACATGTATTTGAAAAACTCCACATGTCCTCCTTGGTAAGATGTGATCGCAATAGCCTGCACATCTTCTTGGATAGCACAATCAACGATCTCCTGCACCGATCGGTTATGTCCTAAATGTATCACCTCGCATCCAGTGGACTGGATGATACGGCGCATAATATTGATCGCTGCATCATGTCCGTCAAATAGTGATGCGGCAGTAACTATTCTAATGTGGTTTTTGGGTTTATAGCTCTCAGGAATCGTAGTCATGGAGTTGAATGGGTATAGTTTTCAGTTTTTGGGCCATTGGGAGTCTTTCCTCGCTCCTATAGGCTCCGGTCACAAATATAGCAATTATACAGGTGCTGCACTTTTGCTACTGAATGAATAACAAAATATAATTTGGCTCATTTAGCGAATGAGTTAGTCGGCTAAACAAACTTTTCAGGAAATTTTCCGATCTTGGCTAACCAGCATTAACTATAGTTTCACCCTAATTTTTACCACAATGATTACCTACGTTACCCCTGAAGTTGCCGTCTCCTCTATCCAAAGCCACCAGAGAGTTTTTATCCATGGAAGTGCCGCTACTCCGACTACGCTATTGCATGCTTTGGCTGGGAGGAAAGATGAACTTGAAGATGTGGAAATAGTCGCGATTACTACGCTGGGTGATATGCCTCTGGTGTCAGAGGAGTGTAATGGCAGCTTTTATATGAACTCCCTTTTTGTATCACAGAATGTGCGAAAAGCGGTGAATTCGGAAAATGGAGGCTACGTACCTATTTTTTTAAGTGAAATTGGTCACTTATTCAGGCAAAATATACTTAAAATAGATGTTGCCATCGTACAGGTTTCGGAGCCCGATGCACATGGATTCTGCTCTCTGGGAACTTCCGTAGATGTGGCGAAACCTGCTGTGGAAACCGCCAGAACTGTTATAGCGCAAGTAAATAAACAAATGCCAAGAACACATGGTGATGGTCAAATACATATTTCCAAATTCCATGCTGCCATCCATGTGGATGAACCACTACCGGAAGTGGATTATGGTGAAAAGATCAGCGAAATAGAACGTAAAATAGGAAACCACTGTGCTGCACTAATTGAAGACCGTTCCACACTTCAGATGGGAATTGGGGCAATTCCTGATGCAGTGCTGGATTCCCTGAAACAGCATAAGGACTTGGGCATCCATACAGAGATGTTTTCCAATGGGATTCTAGGACTCCTCAGATCAGGCGCTATTACCAACAGGTACAAGAAAAAACACCCGGGAAAAATCGTATCGGCTTTCGCAGCAGGCACAAAAGAACTCTATGATGCAATAAATGACAATCCCGAATTTTCATTTCATGAGGCTGCTTACGTCAACGATACGGCGGTGATCCGCAAGAACCCTAAGGTAATTTCCATCAATAGCTGCTTAGAAATGGATCTAACAGGGCAAGTATGCGCTGATTCCATTGCAAGCTACCAGTACTCAGGTGTGGGCGGTCAAATGGACTTTATGCGTGGTGCGTCCTTATCCGAAGGAGGCAAGCCCATTATGGCTATGACCTCAGCAACCCGAAAAGGCACCTCAAAAATAGTTCCTTTCCTCAAAGAAGGAGCGGGAGTAGTCACTACCAGGGCACATATGCAG contains:
- a CDS encoding acetyl-CoA hydrolase/transferase family protein, with protein sequence MITYVTPEVAVSSIQSHQRVFIHGSAATPTTLLHALAGRKDELEDVEIVAITTLGDMPLVSEECNGSFYMNSLFVSQNVRKAVNSENGGYVPIFLSEIGHLFRQNILKIDVAIVQVSEPDAHGFCSLGTSVDVAKPAVETARTVIAQVNKQMPRTHGDGQIHISKFHAAIHVDEPLPEVDYGEKISEIERKIGNHCAALIEDRSTLQMGIGAIPDAVLDSLKQHKDLGIHTEMFSNGILGLLRSGAITNRYKKKHPGKIVSAFAAGTKELYDAINDNPEFSFHEAAYVNDTAVIRKNPKVISINSCLEMDLTGQVCADSIASYQYSGVGGQMDFMRGASLSEGGKPIMAMTSATRKGTSKIVPFLKEGAGVVTTRAHMQYVVTEYGMVNLYGKNLRQRAYDLMRIAHPDHRETLEKAIVERFGSFIYPFR